In the Breoghania sp. genome, ACACCGTAGCGCGCCTCGATGCGGGCAAGGGTGTCCTTCCAGCGCTCCATCCGGTCGCGCCCGAGCGCGACGAGCGTGTTGAGGTTGCTTTCGGGGAAATAGCGCGCAGGCGAGCGAAACTCCGACTGTCGTTGCCGGCTGGGGGCGGCCTCGGGCGCGCCCGGAGGGACAAGGTCGGGGAGTTTCCACTGCAGCTGCAGCGCGCGGGTCGCGTTGCGGAATGTGGCGCGTGAAACGTTGCGGGAAGCGGCCCTGGGCCATAGATCCTGTTCGATCCATGTTCGGAAGGCCTGCTCCACGGCGCGCTTGTTCACACCAGCTTGCGCCGTCGGCGTGAGGCTCAGGGCCAAAACAACCAGGGGTACCGCCAGCATGGATAAGGAGAGCCGGAGCGTCATCGCGATCTTCCTCTTGCGCGTTTTCCATGCGTCTCAAATGCCCCAAGATGGGCCGCATGTCGATTTCCATGAAAGCAAGGGAGCGGGTGAGCGGCTCGAAACCGCCAACTGGAGATCCGCAATCCTGCCGCCCGCCCCATCTTGCCGCCCAACTGGCCTCACAGTCTGGCCCCGCGGGCGCGGCGCCCCTGTTGTCAGGCAGTTTGCGATGTTCTGTAGTGTAATCGAAATTATGATGTCTCGATAAAAATATCAATATAACCCAGCGGCGCATTCCCCATGTAGGTATATTTATTTATTAATTCGGAACTGTTTCTTTCATTCAATTTATGTGATCTGTGAAATATGCAAATAGCAGCTTATCGGACGTGCTCACTTAACGGAATATTAGGGGCGTTATTGCGATATCTTTGATCTTAGAGCTTGGTTCTTGTTCTGATTTCAGAGGATTGTTCGGTTCGGCGCAAGCGGCGCGGGGTCCGGTCGGAGGTGCGATGTCCAATGTCACGCTTAGTGAGCGGCTTGAGTTTCTTCAAATCGACGCAGGCGATCTTGCCGTTGTTCAAAAGGTCTGGAAACTGATCCAGCCCGAGATCGATGACATCATGAAGGCGTTTTACGCTCACATTGCGAAGTTCGATCAGATCTCCCACCTGGCAAGGGGACATTCGGAGCGCCTGAGCGAGGCGCAGAAGAGCCATTGGGCGCGGTTGTTCTCGGGGCGATTGGATGACGAATACGTTCAAAGCTCGCGCCGCATCGGACTTGCGCATGTCAAGATCGGGCTGGAGCCCAACTGGTATATTGGCGGTTACGCTTTCATCACCAACAAGCTTGTTTCCGCCATCTGTCGCAAGCACCGGTTTTCCGCCACCAAGGCGGCCAGCGTCATCGCCGCGATGAACAAGGTCGTCATGCTCGACATGGACATGGCCATCTCCACCTATCACGATGTGATGATCGAGCAGGCCAACAGTCGGGAGGAGTCCATCAAGGCGGCGGTGCGTGAGTTCGACGTCGTCATGAACAAGGCCAGCCATTCCTTGGGTGAGGCCTCCCAGACGCTCGGAAATACGGCGGGCGGCCTGATGGAGGCTGCGGGGGAAACCAACAACCGCGTGACCTTGATGGAAGAGAATGCTTCGGAGACGTCCGACGGCGTTCAGTCCAGCGCGGCGGCAACGGAAGAAATGACCGCCTCGATCAGCGAGATCGGGCGTCAGGCAACCCGCTCGCGCGATGTGGCGCGCACTGCGGTTGAGGGCGCCCAGCGGACGAATGTCTCCATTCAAAATCTTGCCGAGGTGACAGAGACCATCGGTTCCGTCATCAAACTGATCTCGGATGTCGCCGAGCAGACCAATCTGCTGGCTCTCAATGCCACCATCGAGGCCGCGCGTGCGGGCGAGGCGGGGCGGGGCTTTGCGGTGGTGGCTGCGGAAGTCAAGGAACTGGCGGGCCAGACGACGAAGGCAACGGAGGAGATCACCGAGCAGATCGCCAACATTCAGCGTGCCTCGCGTCAGTCGGTTGAAGATATCGAGATGATCACCGAGACCATCGATCAGGTCTCGGAAATCGCGACGGCCATTGCCTCAGCTGTGGAAGAGCAGACCGCGGCCACCCGCGAAATCGCCAACAATGTGCAGACGGCAGCGCGCAACACGGCAAGTGTTTCGGATGAAATGGCGCATATCCGGGCAAAGACGGAAACCACCCAGAGTTCGGCCGAGCGCATCGCGGACATGGCGTCCGGGCTCAAGCAGCAGTCGGACCAGATGGGGCATGACGTGAAAGCGTTTTTCGACAAGGTGCTGTCGGCCTGAGAGGCGCATGCACCGCTGGAAAACGAAAACGGCCGGTGGAGATATCCATCGGCCGTTTTCATGACTGTCGTGCGGCGTGTCCGGCGATCGATGTCGCCCCGCGCGTGGACGGGGCGGATCCTTGCCCTCAGCAGTTTTTCGGCCTGCGGGGGCCGAGGTCGATCTGGCACTCATTGGTGATGGCACCGGCCACCGCGCCCGCAGCTGCGCCAATGGCGGCTCCGGTGAGAAGGGGGGTGCCTGCGACCACGGCGACGCCGACGCCTGCGGCGGTGCCGAGCCCGGCTCCGGAAACGGCGCGCTGGGTTGGGGTGGACCCGCAACCGGCAAGGCTGCCTGCGACAGCGAGGATGACGAGGAAATTCACGCAAGTGCGCATTGGGACGAACTCCTTACCATTTCCAGCCCCAAGGCCGGGCGGCCAAAAGC is a window encoding:
- a CDS encoding globin-coupled sensor protein — its product is MSNVTLSERLEFLQIDAGDLAVVQKVWKLIQPEIDDIMKAFYAHIAKFDQISHLARGHSERLSEAQKSHWARLFSGRLDDEYVQSSRRIGLAHVKIGLEPNWYIGGYAFITNKLVSAICRKHRFSATKAASVIAAMNKVVMLDMDMAISTYHDVMIEQANSREESIKAAVREFDVVMNKASHSLGEASQTLGNTAGGLMEAAGETNNRVTLMEENASETSDGVQSSAAATEEMTASISEIGRQATRSRDVARTAVEGAQRTNVSIQNLAEVTETIGSVIKLISDVAEQTNLLALNATIEAARAGEAGRGFAVVAAEVKELAGQTTKATEEITEQIANIQRASRQSVEDIEMITETIDQVSEIATAIASAVEEQTAATREIANNVQTAARNTASVSDEMAHIRAKTETTQSSAERIADMASGLKQQSDQMGHDVKAFFDKVLSA
- a CDS encoding bacteriocin, with the protein product MRTCVNFLVILAVAGSLAGCGSTPTQRAVSGAGLGTAAGVGVAVVAGTPLLTGAAIGAAAGAVAGAITNECQIDLGPRRPKNC